In Molothrus aeneus isolate 106 chromosome 3, BPBGC_Maene_1.0, whole genome shotgun sequence, a single genomic region encodes these proteins:
- the GTPBP2 gene encoding GTP-binding protein 2 — translation MDSRVSELFGGCCRPAGGGASAALRGRGGPAPGGGGGSKTKKKNGRSRGGKANNPPYLPPEAEDGNIEYKLKLVNPSQYRFEHLVTQMKWRLQEGRGEAVYQIGVEDNGLLVGLSEEEMRASLKTLRRMAEKVGADITVLREREVDYDSDVPRKITEVLVRKVPDNQQFLDLRVAVLGNVDSGKSTLLGVLTQGELDNGRGRARLNLFRHLHEIQSGRTSSISFEILGFNSKGEVVNYSDSRTAEEICESSSKMITFIDLAGHHKYLKTTIFGLTSYCPDFAMLVVSANTGIAGTTREHLGLAMALKVPFFIVISKVDLCSKATVERTVKQLERILKQPGCNKLPLLVNSDDDAVTAAQQFAQSPNITPIFTLSSVSGENLDLLKVFLNILPPLTNSKEQEELMQQHTEFQVDEIYTVPEVGTVVGGTLSSGICREGENLVVGPTDDGKFLRLKVCSIQRNRSACRVLRAGQAATLALGPFDRSLLRKGMVMVSPEMNPTICSVFEAEIVLLFHATTFRKGFQVTVHVGNVRQTAIVEKIHGKDKLRTGEKAVVCFRFIKHPEYLKIGAKLLFREGVTKGIGHVTNLQAITTKENGVEESLGPGQLSF, via the exons ATGGACTCGCGGGTGTCAGAGCTGTTCGGGGGCTGCTGTCGaccggcgggcggcggggcaaGCGCAGCGCTGCGCGGGCGCGGGGGGCCCGCGCCtggtggcggcggcggctcgAAGACGAAGAAGAAGAACGGGCGGAGCCGCGGAGGGAAGGCCAACAACCCCCCGTACCTGCCGCCCGAG GCAGAAGATGGGAACATCGAGTACAAG CTGAAGCTGGTGAACCCCTCGCAGTACCGCTTTGAGCACCTGGTGACCCAGATGAAGTGGCGGCTGCAGGAGGGCCGAGGGGAGGCCGTCTATCAGATCGGCGTGGAGGACAACGGGCTGCTGGTGGGCCTCTCGGAGGAGGAGATGCGAGCCTCGCTCAAGACGCTGCGCCGCATGGCAGAGAA GGTTGGGGCTGACATTACGGTGCTGCGGGAGAGGGAGGTCGATTACGACAGCGATGTTCCAAGGAAGATAACAGAGGTGCTTGTCCGAAAGGTGCCTGACAACCAGCAG TTCCTAGACCTCCGAGTAGCTGTCCTAGGGAATGTAGACTCAGGGAAGTCAACACTGTTGGGTGTCCTAACACAAGGAGAGCTGGACAATGGGCGGGGCAGAGCACGCCTCAACCTCTTTCGGCATCTCCATGAAATCCAGTCAGGAAGAACATCAAGCATCAGCTTTGAGATCCTCGGCTTCAACAGCAAAGGAGAG GTGGTAAATTACAGTGACTCCCGGACAGCAGAAGAGATCTGTGAGAGTTCTTCCAAAATGATCACTTTCATTGACCTGGCTGGCCACCACAAGTATCTGAAAACAACCATCTTTGGCCTCACCAGCTACTGCCCAGACTTTGCCATGCTGGTGGTTAGTGCCAACACTGGCATTG CGGGCACAACACGAGAGCACTTGGGCTTGGCCATGGCCCTCAAGGTCCCCTTCTTCATTGTCATCAGCAAAGTCGACTTGTGTTCAAAAGCCACCGTGGAACGGACAGTGAAGCAGCTGGAACGAATCCTgaagcagccaggctgcaaCAAGCTCCCCCTGCTTGTGAATTCAGACGACGATGCAGTTACAGCAGCACAACAGTTTGCACAATCTCCCAA CATCACCCCAATCTTCACACTGTCCAGTGTTTCTGGGGAGAACCTGGATCTCTTGAAAGTCTTCCTCAACATCCTCCCTCCACTGACCAACAGTAAAGAGCAGGAAGAGTTAATGCAGCAACATACAGAATTTCAG GTTGATGAAATTTATACGGTGCCAGAGGTGGGGACTGTTGTGGGAGGAACTCTGTCAAG TGGGATCTGCCGAGAAGGGGAGAACTTGGTGGTTGGTCCCACTGACGATGGGAAGTTCCTTCGGCTGAAAGTGTGCAGCATCCAGCGGAACCGCTCTGCCTGCCGTGTGCTGCGGGCCGGGCAGGCAGCCACCCTGGCCCTCGGACCCTTCGACCGCTCCCTGCTGCGCAAG GGCATGGTGATGGTGAGCCCAGAAATGAACCCCACCATCTGCTCAGTGTTTGAAGCTGAGATCGTGCTGTTATTCCATGCCACAACTTTCCGGAAGGGGTTTCAGGTGACGGTGCATGTGGGGAATGTGCGACAGACAGCTATTGTAGAGAAGATCCATGGAAAG gacaAGCTGCGGACAGGAGAGAAGGCAGTTGTCTGTTTCAGGTTCATCAAGCATCCTGAATACTTGAAGATTGGAGCCAAACTACTTTTCCGTGAAGGAGTCACCAAAGGCATTGGGCATGTCACTAACCTCCAAGCCATCACCACCAAAGAAAACGGCGTGGAGGAGTCCCTGGGGCCTGGACAGCTGAGCTTCTGA
- the MAD2L1BP gene encoding MAD2L1-binding protein, which translates to MGPRGDRALLGSPAVAVAFPGAVCRGSGYRFACELLKHVLHQRNQLPLPYEQLAYFCRRAAQGGDGIEKPHSLGLASRKCQQLLTELEGLFQHLEVMFSLTLVPRVLFLLGGNVMNPKELYELNLEGFCEGSAEESLQTAPCVRQLFHRLFVADVFSELKALPVTGTLVLVQGHRDCGVEWFRPKLNYQVPSRGRKLTVKLSCDGDLHVSASPPRHTAPAWEDYVWFQAPVTLKGFSE; encoded by the exons ATGGGGCCTCGGGGAGACAGGGCGCTGCTGGGCAGCCCCGCCGTGGCCGTGGCCTTCCCGGGAGCTGTGTGCCGGGGCAGCGGCTACCGCTTCGCCTGCGAGCTTCTGAAGCACGTCCTGCACCAGCGGAACCAGCTCCCGCTGCCCTACGAGCAGCTGGCCTACTTCTGCCGGCGGGCGGCCCAG GGTGGAGATGGAATTGAGAAACCACATTCCCTGGGCCTAGCAAGCAGAAAGTGCCAGCAGTTGCTGACGGAGCTGGAGGGATTGTTCCAGCACCTGGAAGTCATGTTTAGTCTGACGCTGGTTCCTCGGGTTCTTTTCCTACTTGGAGGCAATGTCATGAACCCCAAGGAGCTCTATGAGCTGAATTTGGAGGGGTTCTGTGAGGGCTCTGCTGAAGAGAGCCTCCAGACCGCGCCCTGTGTTCGCCAGCTCTTTCACCGCCTGTTTGTTGCTGATGTCTTCAGTGAACTTAAGGCTCTCCCTGTGACAGGCACTCTTGTCCTGGTCCAGGGCCACCGTGACTGTGGTGTTGAGTGGTTCCGGCCCAAGCTCAACTACCAAGTGCCGAGCCGAGGGAGGAAGCTGACTGTTAAGTTGTCCTGTGATGGAGACCTCCACGTCAGTGCCTCACCTCCACGgcacacagcacctgcttgGGAGGACTATGTCTGGTTCCAAGCACCAGTGACCCTCAAAGGCTTTAGTGAATGA